From the Nerophis ophidion isolate RoL-2023_Sa linkage group LG18, RoL_Noph_v1.0, whole genome shotgun sequence genome, one window contains:
- the ano7 gene encoding anoctamin-7 isoform X2, which produces MVQPKTRTFFVLLSAPWSVLCYYAEEISLRVPLQVVNTSYTNWSAEIFKSLSAPNPLMQDVPNPPPDFYTCQFRNNKLERFLGSEDRDTFFKTTQRHQVLYEILARTPYGSVSKGEVGIDRLLSEQVFTSAYPLHEGEFQVPSWPVAPESLGLRQILYRYWAQWSCWRRYQPLDHIREYFGEKIALYFAWIGFYTGWLVPASLVGTLVFLAGFWLMTTDIPAQELCNSGNSFIMCPLCNICSFWNYSSICLTYKAGILFDNGGTVFLSVFMSLWAVTFLEYWKRTCSSLSHRWDCSDFQDIEERPRPEFATMAPMTMRNPLTGAEEPYFPEKKRFNRVLTGSMIMVIMVIVVLMFLIAIILYRSILSIVISKSSYHFFIFSAGRIASLTGSVLNLLVILILSRVYISLAHILTRWEMHRTQTKYEDMFILKVFIFQFVNFYSSPVYIAFFKGRFVGYPGKYVSLFGVRNEDCGAGGCLIELAQELLVIMVGKQLINNIQEFICPKLRAWWQKRKRSRRVKEIQEEEGEEEDMYPWEANYQLLVCEGLFSEYLEMVIQFGFITIFVAACPLAPLFALINNWVEIRLDAQKFVTEYRRPVVERAQDIGIWFDILQFIAYMAVLGNAFLIAFTSSFLPRLYYRYTRDESLSGFINFTLATSPRNYSQEHRHTCRYRGFRNENGQYLPEYFHLLAIRLAFVIIFEHVVFLIGRLIDLMVPDIPEEVELKMKREHYMAKEALAENQALGRAMIPGELNGSSGEPRQRKSRLSPPQSAPQSPTLIGISEEADT; this is translated from the exons ATGGTCCAGCCCAAGACCAGGACCTTTTTTGTCCTCCTGAGTGCGCCATGGAGCGTCCTTTGTTACTACGCCGAGGAGATCAGCCTGCGAGTTCCCCTGCAG GTGGTCAACACTTCCTACACCAACTGGTCCGCCGAGATCTTCAAGTCCCTGTCGGCCCCCAACCCTCTGATGCAAGATGTCCCCAATCCTCCGCCGGACTTCTACACTTGCCAGTTCAGGAACAACAAGCTTGAGAG GTTCCTGGGGAGCGAAGACAGAGACACGTTCTTCAAGACCACTCAACGACATCAAGTG CTCTACGAGATCCTTGCTAGGACGCCGTATGGCTCGGTGTCCAAAGGTGAGGTGGGAATCGACCGGCTGCTGAGCGAGCAGGTCTTCACATCCGCCTACCCGTTGCACGAG GGTGAATTCCAGGTGCCGAGCTGGCCCGTGGCCCCCGAGTCTCTGGGTCTCAGACAAATCCTGTATAGATACTGGGCGCAGTGGTCCTGCTGGAGACGATACCAACCTCTGGACCACATCAGGGAGTACTTTGGAGAGAAGATAGCTCTTTATTTTGCATGGATTG GGTTCTACACGGGCTGGTTGGTGCCGGCCTCACTCGTTGGGACTTTAGTCTTCCTGGCAGGTTTTTGGCTTATGACCACTGACATTCCAGC GCAAGAGTTGTGTAACAGTGGCAACAGTTTCATCATGTGTCCACTCTGCAACATCTGCTCCTTCTGGAACTACTCCAGCATCTGCCTCACATACAAG GCGGGGATTCTGTTTGATAACGGAGGGACAGTTTTTCTCAGCGTCTTCATGTCCTTGTGGGCTGTTACCTTTTTGGAGTACTGGAAGAGAACATGTTCATCTTTGTCCCACCGCTGGGACTGCTCGGATTTCCAGGACATCGAG GAGCGACCTCGCCCCGAGTTCGCAACCATGGCACCGATGACCATGAGGAACCCACTGACCGGTGCAGAGGAACCATACTTCCCTGAAAAGAAACGGTTTAACCGTGTGTTAACCGGCTCTATGATTATGGTCATCATG GTGATCGTGGTCCTGATGTTCCTTATCGCCATCATCCTGTATCGCTCCATTCTGAGTATTGTCATCTCCAAGTCCAGCTACCATTTCTTCATCTTCTCT GCAGGCAGGATTGCCAGTCTCACAGGATCTGTGTTGAATCTGCTAGTCATCCTCATCTTGTCCCGAGTGTACATTTCACTCGCCCACATCCTGACCCGCTGGG AGATGCACCGCACTCAGACCAAATACGAAGACATGTTTATCCTCAAAGTCTTCATTTTCCAGTTTGTCAACTTCTACTCCTCGCCAGTTTACATCGCTTTCTTCAAAGGCAG ATTTGTCGGGTACCCTGGAAAATACGTCTCGCTGTTTGGAGTGCGCAATGAAGAC TGCGGGGCAGGTGGATGTCTCATCGAGTTGGCCCAGGAGCTGCTGGTCATCATGGTTGGAAAACAGctgatcaacaacatccaggagtTCATCTGCCC GAAGTTGAGGGCGTGGTGGCAGAAGAGGAAGCGGAGTCGAAGGGTGAAGGAGATTCAGgaggaggaaggagaggaggAGGACATGTATCCTTGGGAGGCAAACTACCAGCTGCTGGTCTGTGAAGGCCTCTTCAGCGAGTACCTGGAGATGG TCATTCAGTTCGGTTTCATCACCATCTTTGTGGCGGCGTGTCCGCTTGCTCCTCTCTTCGCTCTCATCAACAACTGGGTGGAGATCCGCCTGGACGCTCAGAAGTTTGTCACGGAATATCGCCGACCAGTGGTCGAACGGGCTCAGGACATCGGCATCTGGTTCGACATCCTGCAGTTCATCGCATACATGGCCGTCCTGGGGAAC GCCTTTCTCATTGCCTTCACCTCGTCCTTCCTACCCCGCCTCTACTACCGCTACACCCGAGACGAATCGCTCAGTGGGTTCATCAACTTCACCCTGGCGACGTCACCACGGAACTACAGCCAGGAGCACCGACATACCTGCAG GTACCGTGGCTTCAGGAATGAGAATGGCCAGTATCTGCCGGAGTATTTTCACTTGCTCGCCATCCGACTCGCTTTTGTGATTATCTTCGAG CATGTGGTCTTCCTCATCGGCCGTCTGATCGACTTGATGGTTCCTGACATCCCCGAGGAGGTGGAACTTAAGATGAAGAGGGAGCACTACATGGCCAAGGAGGCACTGGCTGAGAACCAG GCCTTGGGGAGAGCCATGATTCCTGGTGAGCTGAACGGCTCATCCGGAGAACCTCGACAACGTAAATCCAGGCTTTCCCCGCCGCAGAGTGCCCCCCAGTCCCCGACGTTGATTGGGATCTCAGAGGAAGCTGACACATAA